One genomic segment of Mobula hypostoma chromosome 2, sMobHyp1.1, whole genome shotgun sequence includes these proteins:
- the uts1 gene encoding urotensin 1, whose translation MTTTPLIFIATCLLLVSHISPAVCRAADLSIFNRLASNVSIASGEDNDQVLAYILREKLLQLLEQNPNYLKIHSQSSLDQILSEILEASHLLHELFPNTETPVSTQEAELDMVPAFSERSKRSADPVNSLDLTFHLLKEMIKMGKNKNQLIQAEKNRKIMDAIGK comes from the coding sequence ATGACAACAACACCACTGATTTTCATTGCAACCTGTTTGCTACTTGTCAGCCATATCTCCCCTGCTGTGTGTCGCGCTGCAGATCTGAGTATTTTCAACAGGCTGGCTTCCAATGTCAGCATAGCCAGTGGTGAAGATAATGATCAAGTTCTTGCCTACATTCTGAGGGAAAAGTTACTCCAACTTTTGGAGCAGAATCCAAACTACTTGAAGATTCACTCTCAGTCATCCTTGGATCAGATTCTGAGTGAGATCCTTGAAGCCAGTCACCTCCTGCATGAACTTTTCCCAAACACGGAAACACCAGTGTCCACTCAAGAAGCAGAACTTGACATGGTGCCAGCTTTTTCTGAACGCTCAAAGAGATCTGCTGACCCAGTCAACTCCCTGGATCTCACATTTCACCTTTTGAAGGAAATGATTAAGATGGGAAAGAATAAGAATCAATTGATACAGGCAGAGAAAAATCGGAAAATTATGGATGCCATTGGCAAATGA